One Peromyscus leucopus breed LL Stock chromosome 2, UCI_PerLeu_2.1, whole genome shotgun sequence DNA window includes the following coding sequences:
- the Cnr1 gene encoding LOW QUALITY PROTEIN: cannabinoid receptor 1 (The sequence of the model RefSeq protein was modified relative to this genomic sequence to represent the inferred CDS: inserted 1 base in 1 codon; deleted 2 bases in 1 codon): MKSILDGLADTTFRTITTDLLYVGSNDIQYEDIKGDMAAKLGYFPQKFPLTSFRGSPFQEKMTAGDNSPLVPVDTANITEFYNKSLSSYKENEENIQCGENFMDMECFMILNPSQQLAIAVLSLTLGTFTVLENLLVLCVILHSRSLRCRPSYHFIGSLAVADLLGSVIFVYSFVDFHVFHRKDSPNVFLFKLGGVTASFTASVGSLFLTAIDRYISIHRPLAYKRIVTRPKAVVAFCLMWTIAIVIAVLPLLGWNCKKLQSVCSDIFPLIDETYLMFWIGVTSVLLLFIVYAYMYILWKAHSHAVRMIQRGTQKSIIIHTSEDGKVQVTRPDQARMDIRLAKTLVLILVVLIICWGPLLAIMVYDVFGKMNKLIKTVFAFCSMLCLLNSTVNPIIYALRSKDLRHAFRSMFPXCEGTAQPLDNSMGDSDCLHKHANNTASMHRAAESCIKSTVKIAKVTMSVSTDTSAEAL; this comes from the exons ATGAAGTCGATCCTAGATGGCCTTGCAGATACCACCTTCCGCACCATCACCACAGACCTCCTCTACGTGGGCTCCAATGACATTCAGTACGAAGACATCAAAGGAGACATGGCAGCCAAATTAGGATACTTCCCGCAGAAATtccctctgacttccttcaggggtAGTCCCTTTCAAGAAAAGATGACTGCAGGAGACAACTCCCCGTTGGTCCCG GTAGACACGGCAAACATCACAGAATTCTACAACAAGTCTCTCTCGTCATACAAGGAGAATGAGGAGAACATCCAGTGTGGGGAGAACTTCATGGACATGGAGTGTTTTATGATTCTGAACCCCAGTCAGCAGCTGGCCATTGCTGTGCTCTCCCTCACACTGGGCACCTTCACCGTTCTGGAGAACCTGCTGGTTCTGTGCGTCATCCTGCACTCCCGCAGTCTCCGATGCCGGCCCTCCTACCACTTCATTGGCAGTCTGGCAGTGGCCGACCTCCTGGGAAGCGTCATTTTTGTCTACAGCTTTGTTGACTTCCATGTGTTCCACCGTAAAGACAGCCCCAATGTGTTTCTGTTCAAACTGGGTGGGGTCACAGCCTCCTTCACAGCTTCCGTGGGCAGCCTGTTCCTCACAGCCATTGACAGGTACATATCCATTCACAGGCCTCTGGCCTATAAGAGGATCGTCACCAGGCCCAAGGCCGTGGTGGCTTTTTGCCTGATGTGGACTATTGCAATAGTAATTGCTGTGCTGCCTCTCCTTGGCTGGAACTGCAAGAAGCTGCAATCTGTTTGCTCCGACATTTTCCCACTCATTGATGAAACCTACCTGATGTTCTGGATTGGAGTCACCAGCGTGCTGTTGCTGTTcattgtgtatgcatacatgtacattcTCTGGAAGGCTCACAGCCATGCAGTCCGCATGATTCAACGTGGAACCCAGAAGAGCATCATCATCCACACATCAGAAGATGGCAAGGTGCAGGTGACCCGGCCCGACCAAGCCCGCATGGACATTAGGCTGGCCAAAACCCTGGTCCTGATCCTGGTGGTGTTGATCATCTGCTGGGGCCCTCTGCTTGCAATCATGGTATACGATGTCTTTGGAAAGATGAATAAGCTTATCAAGACGGTGTTTGCCTTCTGTAGTATGCTCTGCCTGCTGAACTCCACCGTGAATCCCATCATCTATGCTCTGAGGAGCAAGGACCTGAGACATGCCTTCCGCAGCATGTTCC CGTGTGAAGGAACGGCACAGCCTCTAGATAACAGCATGGGGGACTCGGACTGCCTGCACAAGCATGCCAATAACACagccagcatgcacagggccgcGGAGAGCTGCATCAAGAGCACCGTTAAGATCGCCAAGGTGACCATGTCTGTGTCCACAGACACGTCGGCCGAGGCTCTGTGA